From the Acidilutibacter cellobiosedens genome, one window contains:
- a CDS encoding Rpn family recombination-promoting nuclease/putative transposase, producing the protein MLNPMLDFVFKALFGKEDNISKKLLISLLNDIFVSAGEDRITSITYLNPFNYRDFMDDKLSILDIKAKTEKEELINVEVQVKNDYNYRKRILYYWSKIYGETIKKSEDYSALKKTISVNITDYNAIPESKKLHSSFKILEKGEYFPLTEDLQIHFLELPKLKQKEIKELSGIELWAEFLKEAGKEGSEKKIKELMERSDIMKDAVENLGKISEDDRMREIAWAREKARLDEISRIKYAERKATEQGMKQGMKQGMKQGMKQKETEIAKKLLKMNIPLKQIMEATGLNEEQIKELEE; encoded by the coding sequence ATGTTAAACCCAATGCTTGATTTTGTCTTTAAGGCTTTATTCGGGAAAGAAGACAATATAAGCAAAAAATTATTGATATCCCTGTTAAATGACATATTCGTCAGTGCGGGAGAGGACAGAATAACGAGCATAACATATTTGAATCCATTCAACTATAGGGACTTTATGGATGATAAATTGTCTATATTGGACATAAAGGCAAAAACGGAAAAAGAAGAATTAATAAATGTAGAGGTGCAGGTCAAAAATGATTATAACTACAGAAAAAGGATATTATATTATTGGTCAAAAATTTATGGGGAAACAATAAAGAAATCGGAAGATTATTCTGCTTTAAAGAAAACAATATCCGTGAATATAACGGATTACAATGCGATTCCTGAAAGTAAAAAACTTCACAGCAGTTTTAAGATATTGGAAAAGGGCGAATATTTTCCGCTGACGGAAGACCTTCAGATTCACTTTTTGGAACTGCCGAAGTTAAAACAAAAGGAAATAAAAGAATTAAGCGGAATAGAATTGTGGGCGGAATTTTTAAAGGAAGCAGGCAAAGAAGGAAGCGAAAAGAAAATAAAAGAATTGATGGAAAGGAGTGATATTATGAAGGACGCAGTAGAAAATTTAGGGAAAATAAGTGAAGACGATAGAATGAGAGAAATAGCATGGGCAAGAGAGAAAGCAAGGTTGGACGAAATATCAAGAATTAAATATGCGGAAAGGAAAGCAACGGAACAAGGCATGAAACAAGGCATGAAACAAGGCATGAAACAAGGCATGAAACAAAAAGAAACAGAAATAGCAAAAAAACTGCTAAAAATGAATATTCCCTTAAAACAGATAATGGAAGCAACTGGTTTAAATGAGGAACAAATAAAAGAATTAGAAGAATAA
- a CDS encoding zinc ribbon domain-containing protein, which translates to MKSVKPGRGPSGMSFIGSIFAVIFGIFWTAIAFSMTESILFPMFGVLFIIMGIIQAVYHFKNATGKNRFSEFDITDSSEEEDPMGKWVDNKSKILYCPYCGAKIDKEFSFCPKCGKKLDNIK; encoded by the coding sequence ATGAAAAGCGTTAAGCCGGGCCGTGGACCTTCCGGGATGTCCTTTATAGGGTCCATATTTGCGGTGATATTTGGAATATTTTGGACTGCTATAGCTTTTAGTATGACCGAATCAATTTTATTTCCTATGTTTGGAGTATTGTTTATAATAATGGGAATTATTCAAGCTGTTTATCATTTCAAAAATGCTACGGGAAAAAATCGATTTTCGGAATTCGATATAACCGATTCTTCCGAAGAAGAAGATCCCATGGGAAAATGGGTGGATAATAAATCGAAAATATTATATTGTCCTTATTGCGGAGCTAAAATAGATAAAGAATTTTCATTCTGTCCTAAATGCGGTAAAAAATTGGACAATATTAAATGA
- a CDS encoding DMT family transporter: protein MVGILFSLLTGILVSLQVVFNNRVSDKIGLWETTVIVHAVGLIFGIILMAVFGDGNLGKIGEVKKLYLIGGMFGVIIVYSSMVGIILLGAAFSTSVMLIAQLIVATAIDAFGLFGASRIEFDFTKLLGVLIMIIGIIVFKLRG from the coding sequence ATGGTAGGAATTTTATTTTCTCTCCTTACGGGGATATTGGTAAGCCTTCAGGTAGTATTTAACAATCGCGTAAGTGACAAAATAGGGTTGTGGGAAACGACCGTAATTGTTCATGCTGTGGGACTTATTTTCGGAATTATACTTATGGCTGTCTTTGGCGACGGGAATTTAGGCAAGATAGGTGAGGTAAAAAAGCTGTACTTAATAGGCGGAATGTTTGGAGTAATTATAGTATACAGTTCTATGGTAGGAATAATCCTATTGGGAGCTGCTTTTTCGACTTCGGTGATGCTCATAGCTCAATTGATAGTGGCAACAGCTATTGATGCCTTCGGACTTTTTGGAGCATCTCGGATAGAATTTGATTTTACAAAGCTATTGGGAGTTTTGATTATGATAATTGGGATTATCGTATTTAAATTGAGAGGATGA
- the purD gene encoding phosphoribosylamine--glycine ligase produces MKVLVIGGGGREHAIVWKLSQSPNVSKIFCAPGNEGIAQLAQCVNINPNDIDTLLSFAIQEKIDLTVVGPEVPLVLGITDKFTENGMKIFGPNKKGAMLEGSKKYAKKFMEKYQIPTARYSTYNQAEDAINGLSQFAFPLVIKADGLAAGKGVIICENIDDAKKAIEDILKNKKFGDSGNEIIIEEYLKGTEASLMCLVDNKKIIPLESAKDYKKALDNDKGLNTGGMGSISPNKILNEELMNKIKTEILDRILIGLHEEKIYYKGILYVGLMITSDDVKVLEFNVRFGDPETEVLLPRLESDLFSIFLKTIDGTISEEDLKWTDKVCICTVLTSGGYPEFYEKGNAIYGLDSLDKDILVFHAGTKKTDKIVTNGGRVLTVGTLAGNFNEGRNKVYKNIDKIHFENMAYRKDIGKEQRN; encoded by the coding sequence ATGAAAGTTCTTGTTATAGGCGGAGGCGGAAGAGAACATGCCATCGTTTGGAAATTATCTCAAAGTCCCAATGTATCAAAAATATTTTGTGCTCCCGGAAATGAAGGTATCGCTCAACTTGCCCAATGCGTCAATATAAATCCCAATGACATTGATACTCTTTTATCCTTTGCAATCCAAGAAAAAATAGATCTGACGGTTGTCGGTCCGGAAGTACCTTTAGTATTGGGAATAACAGATAAATTTACTGAAAATGGTATGAAGATATTTGGTCCGAATAAAAAAGGTGCAATGCTCGAAGGAAGTAAAAAATATGCCAAAAAATTTATGGAAAAATATCAAATACCTACAGCAAGATATTCCACATACAATCAAGCAGAAGATGCAATAAATGGATTAAGTCAATTTGCCTTTCCTTTAGTAATAAAAGCCGACGGTCTGGCGGCAGGAAAAGGTGTCATTATATGCGAAAATATTGATGATGCTAAAAAAGCAATTGAAGATATCCTCAAAAATAAAAAATTCGGCGATTCGGGAAATGAAATTATAATTGAGGAATATCTTAAAGGAACTGAAGCATCTCTTATGTGCTTGGTTGATAACAAAAAGATTATACCTTTAGAGAGTGCCAAGGATTATAAGAAAGCATTGGACAATGACAAGGGCCTTAATACCGGAGGAATGGGTTCTATTTCCCCCAATAAAATATTAAACGAAGAGTTAATGAATAAAATAAAAACCGAGATATTAGACAGGATACTAATAGGTCTTCACGAAGAAAAAATTTATTATAAAGGAATATTATATGTGGGCCTTATGATTACATCGGATGATGTAAAAGTTTTAGAATTTAATGTGAGATTTGGGGACCCGGAAACGGAGGTTCTTCTCCCCCGATTGGAAAGTGATCTGTTCAGTATATTTTTAAAGACTATAGACGGAACCATCTCGGAAGAGGATTTAAAATGGACAGATAAAGTATGCATCTGTACTGTTCTGACTTCAGGCGGATATCCCGAATTCTACGAAAAGGGAAACGCCATATACGGACTGGATTCATTGGATAAGGACATATTGGTATTCCATGCGGGAACGAAAAAAACCGATAAAATAGTTACAAACGGAGGAAGAGTCCTCACTGTAGGCACTCTTGCAGGCAATTTCAATGAAGGACGGAATAAAGTATATAAAAATATAGACAAAATACATTTTGAAAACATGGCTTACAGAAAAGATATAGGAAAAGAACAGAGAAACTAA
- the purH gene encoding bifunctional phosphoribosylaminoimidazolecarboxamide formyltransferase/IMP cyclohydrolase, whose translation MKRALISVYDKKGIIEFAKKLSHMGWEIISTGGTSRILSDSGLKVTDVSDVTGFPECFNGRVKTLHPKIHGGILALRDDENHLKTMKELDIKPIDMVVNNLYPFKETILKTESTHENIIENIDIGGPSMLRAAAKNYKFVTVIVDPKDYNTIIDELENKGEVSYKTREYLAAKVFQHTSNYDALISHYFNEKTNIKFPDTITLTFEKKQDLRYGENPHQEAAFYTEELETTGTLSEAVKLHGKELSYNNIGDGNGALEILKEFTLPTVVAVKHANPCGVGSGKNIAEAFKKAYESDKQSIFGGIIAANDEIDVDTAKMIKDIFIEVVIAPSYSESALEILEAKKNIRLLRLPHINYNKYSTYDMKKILGGVLLQDRNQGKMYEDLKIVTQRKPSDEELKDLLFAWKVVKNTKSNAIVLAKNQGTVAVGPGQVSRIWALENAIKQGEESVRGSVMASDAFFPFSDCIEAAAKAGITAVIQPGGSVRDKDSIDMADKYKIAMLFTGMRHFKH comes from the coding sequence ATGAAAAGGGCATTGATAAGTGTTTATGATAAGAAAGGAATAATAGAATTTGCTAAAAAGCTTTCCCATATGGGATGGGAGATTATTTCTACGGGAGGAACATCAAGGATTCTTTCCGATTCAGGACTAAAAGTCACTGATGTCTCAGATGTTACAGGCTTTCCTGAATGTTTTAACGGAAGGGTAAAAACTCTTCATCCTAAAATACATGGTGGTATCTTAGCATTAAGGGATGATGAAAACCATTTAAAGACTATGAAAGAATTGGACATAAAGCCTATAGATATGGTGGTGAATAATTTATATCCTTTTAAAGAAACCATTCTAAAGACAGAATCGACTCATGAAAATATAATAGAAAATATTGATATAGGCGGACCTTCCATGTTAAGAGCTGCTGCAAAAAATTATAAATTCGTAACGGTAATAGTAGATCCGAAGGATTATAATACAATAATAGATGAGCTTGAAAATAAAGGCGAAGTATCATATAAAACAAGAGAATATCTTGCCGCCAAAGTCTTTCAGCATACAAGTAACTATGATGCATTGATTTCTCACTATTTTAATGAAAAAACGAATATTAAATTCCCAGATACTATAACTCTAACCTTTGAAAAAAAACAGGATTTGAGATACGGAGAAAATCCTCATCAAGAGGCTGCATTTTATACTGAAGAACTGGAAACCACAGGTACACTTTCGGAAGCAGTTAAACTTCATGGGAAAGAATTATCCTACAATAATATCGGTGATGGAAACGGAGCATTGGAAATCCTTAAGGAATTTACCCTTCCAACCGTTGTAGCCGTAAAACATGCCAATCCATGCGGAGTAGGAAGCGGAAAAAATATAGCCGAAGCATTTAAAAAAGCCTACGAATCGGATAAACAGTCTATATTTGGAGGAATAATAGCCGCAAATGATGAAATAGATGTTGATACCGCAAAGATGATAAAAGATATTTTTATAGAAGTTGTTATAGCACCTTCTTATTCTGAATCTGCTTTGGAAATTTTAGAAGCTAAGAAAAATATCAGATTATTAAGATTGCCTCATATAAACTATAACAAATATTCAACTTATGATATGAAAAAAATATTGGGAGGAGTTCTCCTTCAAGACAGAAATCAGGGAAAAATGTATGAGGATTTAAAAATAGTTACTCAAAGAAAACCTTCCGATGAAGAATTGAAGGATTTATTGTTTGCATGGAAGGTAGTCAAAAATACCAAATCAAATGCCATAGTATTGGCTAAAAATCAAGGAACCGTAGCTGTAGGCCCCGGACAGGTCAGCAGAATATGGGCATTGGAAAACGCCATAAAGCAAGGTGAAGAAAGTGTTCGCGGAAGTGTAATGGCATCGGATGCCTTTTTCCCTTTTTCCGACTGTATTGAAGCAGCCGCAAAAGCCGGAATCACTGCAGTTATTCAGCCAGGCGGTTCAGTAAGGGATAAGGATTCAATAGATATGGCTGATAAGTATAAAATAGCAATGCTATTTACAGGCATGAGACATTTCAAACATTAA
- the purN gene encoding phosphoribosylglycinamide formyltransferase, translating into MSPVSMGVLISGNGTNLQSLIDHINAGNINAKIKVVISNRKNAYGLIRAKNNGIDTAYIDKKIFKDEEEFNRAIMYELKKRDVDLVVLAGYLKILSSKFINEYKNKIINIHPSLIPSFCGKGYYGEKVHKAVLDYGAKVTGATVHFVNEEADAGPIILQRPVMIDESDTVGSLQNKVLKIEHTLLPEAVKLYCEGRITIDGRKVSIKE; encoded by the coding sequence ATGTCGCCGGTAAGTATGGGAGTACTCATATCCGGTAACGGAACGAATCTCCAGTCGTTAATCGACCATATAAATGCCGGAAACATAAACGCAAAAATCAAAGTAGTCATATCCAACAGAAAAAATGCTTACGGGCTTATAAGGGCTAAAAATAACGGAATAGATACCGCTTATATCGACAAAAAAATCTTTAAAGATGAAGAAGAATTCAACAGGGCGATTATGTATGAGCTTAAAAAAAGAGATGTGGACCTTGTTGTATTGGCAGGATATTTAAAAATTTTGAGCAGCAAATTTATTAATGAATACAAAAATAAGATAATAAATATCCATCCTTCTTTAATCCCAAGTTTCTGCGGAAAGGGCTACTATGGAGAAAAGGTCCATAAGGCTGTGTTGGATTACGGAGCAAAAGTTACAGGAGCTACTGTCCATTTTGTAAACGAAGAAGCAGATGCCGGCCCTATAATACTTCAAAGGCCGGTGATGATAGATGAAAGTGATACCGTAGGTTCTCTTCAAAATAAAGTATTAAAAATAGAACATACACTTCTTCCGGAAGCAGTAAAATTATATTGTGAAGGCAGAATAACCATAGACGGAAGAAAAGTATCGATAAAGGAGTGA
- the purM gene encoding phosphoribosylformylglycinamidine cyclo-ligase, translated as MNNKGLTYKDSGVNINAGYEAVKRMKAHVHSTFTEGVLSDIGGFSGMFALNKNEFEEPVLLSGTDGVGTKLMIAFMMDKHDTIGQDCVAMCVNDILCQGARPLFFLDYVASGILNPEKIEKIVSGISTGCIKAKCALIGGETAEMPGLYKEDEYDLAGFAVGIADKKKIITGEKIKKGDVLIGLPSSGLHSNGFSLVRKLFFDIKKYKIDQYIEDLGTTLGEELLKPTRIYYDPLTELNDKFDIKGISHITGGGFYENIPRMFPEGLTGFIDRNHVSIPPIFQLIQELGNIDIDEMYSTFNMGIGIVMAVDEKDADNIIKFLKCKNEEAYIIGSVIEGNGGLSICRR; from the coding sequence ATGAATAATAAAGGACTGACTTATAAGGATTCGGGAGTAAATATAAATGCGGGATATGAAGCAGTTAAACGCATGAAAGCCCACGTACACAGCACATTTACGGAAGGAGTTTTGTCGGACATAGGCGGATTCAGCGGAATGTTTGCATTAAATAAAAATGAATTTGAAGAACCTGTATTGTTATCAGGCACCGACGGTGTGGGAACCAAACTGATGATTGCTTTCATGATGGATAAGCATGATACAATTGGACAGGATTGTGTGGCCATGTGTGTAAACGATATATTGTGTCAAGGAGCAAGGCCGCTATTTTTCTTGGATTATGTAGCCTCAGGAATATTAAATCCCGAAAAAATAGAAAAAATAGTATCAGGTATTTCCACCGGATGCATAAAGGCAAAATGTGCTCTTATAGGAGGAGAAACAGCGGAAATGCCCGGATTGTACAAAGAAGACGAATATGATTTGGCAGGATTTGCCGTAGGAATAGCGGACAAGAAAAAAATCATAACGGGAGAAAAAATTAAGAAAGGTGATGTTCTTATAGGCCTTCCCTCCAGCGGATTGCACAGTAACGGATTTTCTTTGGTAAGGAAGCTGTTCTTTGATATTAAAAAATATAAAATTGATCAATATATAGAGGATTTGGGTACCACCTTGGGAGAAGAACTCCTGAAGCCCACAAGAATATATTATGACCCTTTAACGGAACTGAATGATAAATTCGATATAAAGGGAATCAGCCATATAACCGGAGGAGGATTCTATGAAAATATACCGAGAATGTTCCCTGAAGGATTGACAGGCTTTATAGACAGAAACCATGTCAGTATCCCTCCTATCTTTCAACTCATCCAAGAACTTGGAAATATCGATATCGATGAGATGTATTCCACATTCAACATGGGAATAGGAATAGTAATGGCAGTTGACGAAAAAGACGCTGACAATATAATAAAATTTTTAAAATGTAAAAATGAAGAGGCCTATATAATAGGAAGCGTTATTGAAGGAAACGGGGGTCTGTCAATATGTCGCCGGTAA
- the purF gene encoding amidophosphoribosyltransferase, whose product MGFDLMDEDKLKEECGVMGVYSKVQNVSHMIYYGLYALQHRGQESAGIAVSKDSKIDCYKDMGLVSQVFSDKNKLERLEGNIGVGHVRYSTTGESLAVNAQPLIVKCKNGEMALVHNGNIVNAGSIRKILESEGVSFQTTNDSEVMANMIARYYKDDIEKAIKGVMEIVKGSYALIIMTEDKLIGVRDNQGIRPLCLGKTDDGYVLSSESCGLDAIGAELVRDIEPGEIVIIDKNGIRSIFNDKWNRKKLCIFEIIYFARPDSIIDGINVYSARKEAGKILSSEYPVDADVVISVPDSGTPAAIGYAEESGIPYSIGLIKNRYIGRTFISPNQKAREKGVEIKLNVIKENIEGKRVVLVDDSIVRGTTSKRIVNMLKKAGAKEVHLRVSSPSVSYPCYFGIDTPYRKYLIGANKTSDEICEMINADSLGFLSQEGLIKSTGKSDQFCSACFNGDYPMEIPREGLELDE is encoded by the coding sequence ATGGGTTTCGATTTGATGGATGAAGATAAGTTAAAAGAAGAATGCGGAGTTATGGGAGTATATTCAAAAGTGCAAAATGTTTCCCATATGATCTATTACGGTCTTTATGCCCTTCAACACAGAGGTCAGGAAAGTGCCGGAATTGCCGTAAGCAAAGATAGTAAAATAGACTGCTATAAAGATATGGGCCTTGTATCTCAGGTATTCAGCGATAAAAATAAATTGGAAAGATTAGAGGGAAATATAGGGGTAGGTCATGTAAGATATTCTACAACAGGAGAAAGTTTAGCGGTAAATGCTCAGCCTCTGATTGTCAAATGTAAAAACGGAGAAATGGCACTGGTTCACAACGGTAATATAGTAAATGCCGGAAGTATACGAAAGATCCTTGAATCAGAAGGAGTGTCTTTTCAAACCACAAACGACAGTGAAGTCATGGCTAATATGATAGCAAGGTATTATAAAGATGATATAGAAAAAGCCATAAAGGGAGTAATGGAAATAGTAAAAGGTTCTTACGCCCTTATAATAATGACGGAAGATAAACTCATAGGTGTAAGAGACAATCAGGGTATAAGGCCTCTCTGCCTTGGAAAAACAGATGACGGATACGTTCTCTCTTCGGAAAGCTGCGGGTTGGATGCTATAGGAGCGGAACTTGTAAGGGATATTGAACCCGGAGAAATAGTCATAATAGATAAAAACGGCATAAGAAGTATATTCAACGATAAATGGAACAGAAAAAAATTATGCATATTTGAAATTATCTATTTTGCCAGACCTGACAGTATAATAGACGGTATAAACGTTTATTCCGCAAGAAAAGAAGCCGGAAAAATACTTTCAAGTGAATATCCGGTAGACGCCGATGTGGTAATCTCCGTTCCGGACTCCGGTACTCCCGCTGCCATAGGATATGCGGAAGAATCAGGCATACCCTACAGCATAGGCTTAATAAAAAACAGATATATAGGAAGAACATTTATAAGTCCAAATCAAAAGGCAAGAGAAAAAGGAGTAGAAATAAAATTAAATGTTATAAAAGAAAATATTGAAGGAAAAAGGGTAGTTCTTGTAGATGATTCAATCGTAAGAGGGACAACGAGTAAAAGAATCGTAAATATGCTTAAAAAAGCAGGAGCTAAAGAAGTTCACTTAAGAGTAAGCTCTCCGTCGGTATCATACCCTTGTTATTTCGGCATTGATACTCCTTACAGAAAATATCTGATAGGTGCAAATAAGACCTCTGATGAAATATGTGAAATGATTAATGCGGACAGTTTAGGATTTCTATCTCAAGAAGGTCTTATTAAATCCACGGGGAAAAGCGACCAGTTCTGTTCTGCCTGCTTCAACGGAGATTATCCTATGGAAATACCAAGAGAGGGGTTGGAATTAGATGAATAA
- the purC gene encoding phosphoribosylaminoimidazolesuccinocarboxamide synthase, whose translation MEKLEMLYEGKAKKVFKTDDDKKYIVEYKDDATAFNGVKKGTIVGKGVINNKMSAQLFTLLEKENIPTHFERLLSDREMLVKAVKILPLEVIVRNVAAGSLSKRLGLKEGTELKSTVLEFSYKNDELGDPLVNDYHIKAMELATDEQLNIIKDYAFKINDILIKFFREKKMKLIDFKLEFGLYDGKVILADEISPDTCRLWDVETNEKLDKDRFRRDLGNVEEAYEEVLSRLSK comes from the coding sequence ATGGAAAAACTTGAAATGTTATATGAAGGTAAAGCTAAAAAGGTATTTAAAACCGATGATGATAAAAAGTATATTGTAGAATATAAAGACGATGCTACTGCTTTCAACGGAGTAAAAAAAGGAACCATAGTAGGAAAAGGAGTAATAAACAATAAAATGTCGGCTCAATTATTTACACTCCTTGAAAAAGAAAATATCCCCACTCATTTTGAAAGACTTTTAAGCGACCGGGAAATGCTCGTGAAGGCCGTAAAAATACTTCCTTTGGAGGTTATAGTAAGAAACGTTGCGGCAGGTTCTCTGTCAAAAAGGCTCGGACTTAAGGAAGGGACCGAATTAAAAAGTACCGTTCTTGAATTCAGCTACAAAAACGACGAACTCGGAGATCCCCTTGTTAATGATTATCACATAAAAGCCATGGAACTTGCAACGGATGAACAGTTGAATATAATAAAAGATTACGCTTTTAAAATTAACGATATATTGATTAAATTTTTCAGAGAAAAAAAGATGAAGTTAATTGATTTTAAATTGGAATTCGGATTATATGACGGAAAAGTAATTCTTGCAGACGAAATATCTCCCGATACATGCAGACTTTGGGATGTTGAGACTAATGAAAAATTAGACAAAGACAGGTTCAGAAGAGATCTGGGAAATGTGGAGGAAGCCTATGAGGAAGTATTATCCAGGTTATCTAAATAG
- the purE gene encoding 5-(carboxyamino)imidazole ribonucleotide mutase, whose product MKVAIIMGSDSDLPVVERSFRILKEFGVGTEVRVISAHRTPDEAVEFGKNAEKNGFDVIIAAAGKAAHLGGIIAAVSIVPVIGLPIKSSTLDGLDSLLSTVQMPKGIPVATVAIDGAENAALLAIQILSVKDENLKIKLREYRKKMAEEINEKDKEIQQKLI is encoded by the coding sequence ATGAAAGTCGCAATAATTATGGGAAGTGATTCTGATCTTCCCGTAGTGGAAAGAAGTTTTAGAATTTTAAAGGAATTCGGAGTCGGCACGGAAGTAAGAGTTATATCGGCTCACAGAACTCCGGATGAAGCAGTTGAATTCGGAAAAAATGCAGAAAAAAACGGCTTTGATGTAATAATAGCGGCTGCAGGAAAGGCTGCCCATCTTGGAGGAATAATAGCGGCAGTAAGTATTGTACCGGTTATCGGATTGCCGATAAAATCATCGACTTTGGACGGACTGGATTCTCTGTTATCTACGGTTCAAATGCCTAAAGGTATTCCCGTGGCTACCGTGGCAATAGACGGAGCGGAAAATGCTGCTCTCTTAGCAATTCAAATATTATCCGTAAAGGATGAAAATTTAAAAATAAAACTTAGAGAATACAGAAAAAAAATGGCGGAAGAAATCAACGAAAAAGATAAAGAAATTCAACAAAAATTAATTTAA